CTACGACGAGCCGCGCGACGAGCAGCACCGCCTCCACAAGCTCTTCAACGACCACGGCTACACGGGCGTTCTCGGCACCAACACCGAGGAGCACTACGAGCGCTATCTGAAGCTCGGCGACGTCGTGACCGCCGAGACCGTCATCGAAGAGATCTCGGAAGAGAAGGCCACGGGCGTCGGCATCGGATACTTCATCACCACACGCACGCGCTTCACCGACCAGAAGGGTGAGAGCGTGGGTTGGATGACGTTCCGCGTCCTCAAGTACAAGCCGGCCCAGGAGCAGGCGGCGGCCGGTGGCGACGACGCCCAGGCGACCCAACAGAAGCCTTCGCGTATCAAGCCGCCGATGGCGCACGACAACGGCTGGTGGTGGGAGCTCGTGCGCGACGAGTCGATCCTGCCGATCCAGCGCTGCACCGACTGCGGCAAGCTCCGCCATCCGCCGCGGCCGATGTGCGACTCCTGCGGTGCTCAGGGCTTCGACCACATCGCCGCCAGCGGCAAGGGAACCGTCCACACCTATACGGTGATCCACCACCCCCAGTTCCCGGGCTACGACTACCCGATCATGGCCGCCATCATCGACCTCGAGGAAGGCGAACGCATCGCGTCGTCGCTCGTGAACTGCAAACCCGAGGATTGTCGCATCGGGCTGCCCGTCCAGGTGGTCATCCACGAAGACGAAGACGGCTTCAAGCTGCCGCTCTTCGAGCCGGCCAGCTGAGGAACGCAGGCATGCAAGACACGCTCTCGATCTCGGCCCTCGAAGCCGGCCAGGACCTCCCGGACCTGGACCTCCCGATCACCCACACTGTCGTGGTGGGCGGCGCCATCGCCTCGCGCGACTACACGCCGGTGCACCACGACGCGTCCTCGGCGCGGGCGCAGGGTCTGCCCGATCCGTTCATGAACATCTTGACCACCCAGGGCATCTGCAGCCGCTACGTCACCGACTGGGCCGGCCCGAATGCGCTGGTCAAGAGCGTGAAAACGAAGCTCGGCGGTCCGAACCTCCCCGGCGACACGCTCAAGCTCCGCGGCAAGGTCGTCTCGATCGACGGCCAGTGCGCGGACATCGAGGTCTCGGGCAACAACGCCTGGGGCAACCACGTCACCGCCACCTTCAGGATCGAGCTTCCCTGAGGAGCGCGGAAGAGAACCATGCCCACCACCCTCCACGACGAAGCCGCCATCGCCGGCATCGGCCAGACGAAGTACTCGAAGAACTCGGGTGTCTCCGAGCTACAGCTCGCCACCGAAGCGGTGCGCAACGCGATCGACGACGCGGGCCTGAAGCCCGACGAAGTGGATGGCCTCGTCACCTACACGATGGACTCGAGCGACGAGGTCGAGGTCGCCCGCACCGTCGGCCTCGGCGACATGACCTTCTGGAGCCAGGTCAACTACGGCGGCGGCGCCGCGATCGGCCTGCTCTCCCACGCGGCGATGGCGATCGCCACGGGCGCGGCGAAGTACGTGGTGGTCTACCGGGCCCTGAACGGACGCTCGGGTCAGCGCATGGGCCAGGGCGTCTCCGGCAACATCATCAGCAGCGACACGATCCACTGGTCCTGGTACATGCCCTTCGGTCTCTTGACCCCGGCGTCGTGGATCGCGCTGCAGGCCCAGCTCTACATGCACAAGTACGGGGCCACCTCGGAACACCTGGCGCACGTCGCGATCACCCAGCGCATGCACGCCCAGAAGAACCCCAACGCGGCCATGCATGGCAAGACCATGACCATGGACGACTACATGAACTCGCGGATGATCTGCGAGCCGCTGCGTCTGTTCGACTGCTGCCAGGAAGACGACGGCGGCTGCGCGCTCCTGCTGACCTCGCCCGAGCGCGCCCGCGACCTGAAACAAGACGCGGTGGTGCTGCGCGGCGTCACCCAGGCTTCCTTCGAGGGTCAGGAGCAGATGACGAGCTTCTACCGCGACGACCTGGCGGCCCTGCCCGAGATGGAACTCGCGGCGAAGCGGGTGTACGAGATCAGCGGCCTCGGGCCCGACGACATCGATGCTGCCTGTCTCTACGACGCGTTCACGCCCGAGGTGCTGATGCAGCTCGAAGCCTTCGGCTTCTGCGGCAAGGGCGAGGCGAAGGACTTCGTGACCGAGGACTCGCTCACCCTGGGTGGGAAGCTCCCCAACAACACCCACGGCGGCCTGCTCTCCGAGGCGTACCTCCACGGCGTGAACAACATCGCCGAAGGCGTACGGCTCGTGCGCGGCACCTCGTGCAACCAGCCCGACGGCGTCGAGCACGTGCTGGTGACGAGTGGCGTGGGCGTCCCGACCGGCGCCGCGATCCTCGGCAAGGGCTAAGCCCGCACCACCGGACGGACGGCTAGCCGACCAGCCCCGCCGCGATCTTCTCCGCCACCGCCATCACGACGAGGTTCGTGTTGGTGCGCGGCACCTTGGGGATGACCGACGCGTCCGCCACGTAGAGGCCCGACACGCCGCGCACGGCGCCCGTCGGATCGGCGACGGCTCGCTCATCACCCATCCCGCAGGTTCCGACCCCGTGAAAGAACGGCCCATGCGCTTCGCGCACATGGGCATCGAGATCGGCATCGGAGCGATCGAGCTCCCGGTCGAGCGCGGCGGGATCGCGTGCGAGCTCGGACGCCTTGCCGATCTGCCAGGCGAGGCGCAGTCCTTCGCGGACGCGCCGACAGTTCTCGGCGACCTCGGCGAAGGGGAAGTCGACGTCGCCGCCCTCCCCGGCCGATCGGCCCGCCTCGCGCACCCGACCGGCGCCCACCGGCAGCTGGAGCGACACGCTGACCATCAGGGCGTAGCCGCCCGGCTCCCGCTCGACGAAGGGCGTCAGGTTGAGGTCGTTGCGGCGCGCACTGCCCGGCGCGGTCGTGCGCAGGAAGGTCTGCAGGGCCGGGGCGCCCTTGGTGTGATGCTCGCGGAGCATGGGGATGCGCACGTTCACCACGAAGTGGTCCGTGAGCCGCTCGCCGACCGGCGCCGCTGCGACGACGGGGACGCCGAGGGCCCCGAGCGCCTCGGCCGGACCCACTCCCGATCGCCACAGCAGGGTCGGCGTCTGCAGCACCCCGCTCGTCACGACCACCCGCCCGGCCGGGAGCCGGCGACCGTCGTGGAGTTCGACGCCCACGGCCTGGCCGCCTTCGAAGCACACCCGTCGCACGAGCGCCTCGCCTTCGACGCTCAGGTTCGGACGCTTGCGCGCGGGCTCCAGGTAGGCCCGCGCGGCCGAGATTCGTTCGAGCCCGACGCGGTTCATCGGGATCGCGCCGACGCCCGTGGCCCCGGGAGCGTTGTGGTCCGCACAGTCGTCGAATCCCAGGACCCGGCAACCCGCGTGGAAGCGCTGCTGCACGGGAACCCAGTGCTCCTGCGGCCAACGCCGCACCGGAATCGGCCCGGCATCGCCGTGCCAGTCAGCAGCAGGAAAGTCGTGATCCGTCTCGAGCGCGCGGAAGAACGGGAGCACCCCGTCCCAGCCCCAGCCGGCCGGCCAGTCACGGAAGTCGTCGGGCTCGGCGCGCAGCGCCACGCCCCCGTTGATGCTCGAACCGCCTCCGATGCCGCGCCCCTGCTTGTAGTGGCGCGCGCGGCCCCCCGCCTGGACCGAGTGACGCCACTCGTGGGGCCAATCGACTGGGCGGAACAAGGTGCGCAGGCCGTCCGGCAGCGACGCTTCCGGGTAGTCCGGGCCAGCTTCGAGGAGCCGAACGCGGTGCGACGGATCCTCCGACAGCCGCGCGGCGAGCACACAGCCCGCCGAGCCCCCTCCCACGATCACGGTATCGTCCACGGCCGTCAGCGTATCGCGATTCGCGGCACGAGCGGCCCCCGCTCGGCCGCCTTGAACGAGAACGAGAGGAAAGCCGATGGAGTTCGTCGTCAGCTACGACATGCGCGCGCCCGCGTTCGGCGCGCCCGCCCAGACCCTCTACGACGCAACGCTCGACCAGTGCGCCTGGGCCGACGACCTCGGTCTCGACTGCATCGGCCTCGGCGAGCACCACGCATCGCCGGATGGCTACCTGCCCTCACCGATCCCCATGGCCGCGGCGATCGGCGCGCGCACGAAGCAGGTGACGATCCGTCCGAACGTGCTGCTGGCCCCGCTCTACGAGCCCGTGAAGCTCGCCGAGGACCTGGCGGTGCTCCAGTACCTCTGCGGCGGACGGCTCGAGGTGGTGGTCGGCGCCGGCTACCGACCCGTCGAGTTCGCCATGTTCGGCAAGCGCCGCGAAGACCGGAAGCAGCTGTACCTCGAGACCTTCGAGGTGTTGCGGGCGGCGTGGTCCGGCAAGCCCTTCGCCTACCAGGGGCGCGAGATCACGGTCACGCCGGTCCCGAGTCCGCCGCCGAAGCTTCTCCTCGGGGGCAGTCACCGCGCCGTCGCGCGGCGCGCCGCCCACATCGCCGACGGCTACTACCCGCCCGGCGGTGAGAACTGGGAGGTCTACCGCGAGGAATGCCTCCGGCTCGGCAAGCCCGACCCGGGCGTCTGCAAGGTGCTCGGGCCGATCTATACGCACGTCACCCGCGATCCGGATGCGGATTGGGAGCGGATCGCGCCCCACGCCGCCCACGTCGTCGCGTCCTACACCGAGTGGACCGTCGAGGCCTACGGCCGCGCCGGCGGACCGTTCGCCAAGGGCGTCGATCCCGACGATCTGCGCAAGAGCGGCGCGTACCAGGTGGTGCACCCCGAAGAAGCCGTCGAGCGGATCCGCGGTCTCGGTCGCGACCGCACCTTCATCCTGACCCCGCTCCTCGGCGGCCTCGATCCGGAGTTTGCCTGGGAGGGACTGCGCCTGTTCGAGCGCGAAGTCTGGCCCCACGTGCGCGACCTCCAGGACACGCCGCGCTAGCCCTCGACGAACTCGCCCATCCGCGGCGCCACGCGCAGCGCCTCCGGCACGCGCTCGACGCCGATCAGGCGGTCGATCTCCTCGTGCAGGTGGTAGATGCGCCGCTCCTGATACGAGAGCGGGATCGAGCGCAGCGCCCCCGAAGCCACCGAACGCTGCATGGGTGCGAGGTTGCGGAAGTCCTCGTCCATCACGACGTCGAAGACGTCGATGAAGCGGGCCCAGAACTGCTCTTCCGCCTCGGTCTTCGGCTCGCACGCATAGAAGGTCCAGGTGACGTCGCTGGTCTCGACGTCGACCGGCCAGATCTGGATCACGGGAAACCCGATCGTGTCGAGGGGCGCGATCCAGTTCGGAAAGAAGCTGTACGCGGGATTGGTCTCGGCGAAGAGGGGGTCCAGAGGAGCGATCTCGGCGACCGGAACCGGGCTCTCGCGCTGGCGCACGATGGCGTCGGGCCACTTCGGCGTGACCATCCGCGAGTGGCCGTTCGGAAAGAGCCCCATCGCGGCGCCGCGGTGGTCGAGGAGCTTTGCGACGCTCTTCGGATGGATCGTGCGCAGGTGGTACGTCTCGAGGAAGGCGTCAGCGACGATCTTCCAGTTCGCGGGCACGCGCTTCTCGCGATCGCCGACGGCGCGCAACGCCTCGCCCTCGAGCCAGCTCCACTCGTCGGCGACCGGGCCGAGCCATGCGCGCAGGGGCGGTGCCTCGGGATCCTCGTTCACGAACACCCAACCGCCGAAGCTCTCGCAGCGCAGCGGCACGAGCCCGCGTGCTTCCTCGTCGAGCGCTCCGAAGTCGCGACGGTCCGGCACCTGGAGCAGGCGACCATCGAGGTCGTAGGTCCAGCTGTGGTACTGGCAGCGCAAACGCTGGGCCTCGCCGCACGCCTCACGGACGACCGGCGCGCCGCGATGCTGACAGGTGTTGAAGAACGCGCGCAGCACCCCGTCACGGCCGCGCACGAGCAACCAGGGCGACCCGGCGCGATCGAAGGTGCGAAAGCTGCCAGGGCGCGGGAAGTCCTCGTCGCGTCCTACGCACAGCCAGCTGCGCTTCCAGACGCCGAGCTGCTCCAGCCCGAAGAACGCAGGATCCGTGTAGCGCTCGGTCGGGATCGGGGGCAGCGACGGGAAGTCCGGCGGCGGCGCCTCGCGCTCGTGCTCCGCTTGCATCGCCGCACGGATCCGGTCGGCCCACGCCGCCTGGGCGTCCTTCACGTCCATCTGGCCAGGGTAAACCAGTCGGCCTTCCCGCGACTCCATCGCGATAGACTGCCGGGCGCCTTCGCGCGCGAAGGGACCCCACGACCCCGAGGAGAACATGAGCCAGAACACCGAGCTGATCGACCGCTTCGTCGCCGCCTGGGGGCGGCGCGACATCGACGACATCCTGAGCTTCTTCGCAGCCGACGCCGTCTACACCAACATCCCGATCGACCCCCCGAACGAGGGCCTCGAAGCGATTCGCAAGACGATCGAGGGATTCCTCGGAATGTCGGAGGAGATCGAATTCGTGGTGTCCCATACCGCCGAAGCGCCCGGCATCGTGATGAACGAGCGCGTGGACCGCTTCCTGATCGGCGGGCGCTGGGTCGAAGCCAGCGTGATGGGCGTCTTCGAGATCGCCGACGGCAAGATCCAGCACTGGCGCGACTACTTCGACCTGGCCGGCTTCCAGAGCCAGATGGCCGGGGGCTGATCGCCACCCGGACAGCGCCGATCCGTGCGACGCTCCACGGCGTCGCTACGGTGCTCGGATGAACGTCACGCGCCGCCTCGCCCTCGGACTGCTCGGAACCGTCTTCGCCGTCGGCTGTGCCGGAGGGCCGGCGCCGCTGCAGGCGCTGGATCGACCCATCGAGCTCGAACGCTTCATGGGTCCCTGGTACGTCGTGGCCCACATCCCGATCGACCTGCCCTTCGCGAGCGAGGCCAACGCCTACGAAGGCGTCGAGACCTACGCCTTGCTCCCGAACGGCGAGATCGACATCGTCTACGAGTACCGCGACGGCAGCTTCGAGGCGCCGC
This region of Myxococcota bacterium genomic DNA includes:
- a CDS encoding LLM class flavin-dependent oxidoreductase, with amino-acid sequence MEFVVSYDMRAPAFGAPAQTLYDATLDQCAWADDLGLDCIGLGEHHASPDGYLPSPIPMAAAIGARTKQVTIRPNVLLAPLYEPVKLAEDLAVLQYLCGGRLEVVVGAGYRPVEFAMFGKRREDRKQLYLETFEVLRAAWSGKPFAYQGREITVTPVPSPPPKLLLGGSHRAVARRAAHIADGYYPPGGENWEVYREECLRLGKPDPGVCKVLGPIYTHVTRDPDADWERIAPHAAHVVASYTEWTVEAYGRAGGPFAKGVDPDDLRKSGAYQVVHPEEAVERIRGLGRDRTFILTPLLGGLDPEFAWEGLRLFEREVWPHVRDLQDTPR
- a CDS encoding MaoC family dehydratase N-terminal domain-containing protein, yielding MNAAKKEAFEAEVRSYVGKAIGPPAIARDPVNLPMIRQWCDAMGETHPAYVGADSAQATRHGEVVAPPTMLQAWTMEGWEMHVGYDEPRDEQHRLHKLFNDHGYTGVLGTNTEEHYERYLKLGDVVTAETVIEEISEEKATGVGIGYFITTRTRFTDQKGESVGWMTFRVLKYKPAQEQAAAGGDDAQATQQKPSRIKPPMAHDNGWWWELVRDESILPIQRCTDCGKLRHPPRPMCDSCGAQGFDHIAASGKGTVHTYTVIHHPQFPGYDYPIMAAIIDLEEGERIASSLVNCKPEDCRIGLPVQVVIHEDEDGFKLPLFEPAS
- a CDS encoding lipid-transfer protein, translated to MPTTLHDEAAIAGIGQTKYSKNSGVSELQLATEAVRNAIDDAGLKPDEVDGLVTYTMDSSDEVEVARTVGLGDMTFWSQVNYGGGAAIGLLSHAAMAIATGAAKYVVVYRALNGRSGQRMGQGVSGNIISSDTIHWSWYMPFGLLTPASWIALQAQLYMHKYGATSEHLAHVAITQRMHAQKNPNAAMHGKTMTMDDYMNSRMICEPLRLFDCCQEDDGGCALLLTSPERARDLKQDAVVLRGVTQASFEGQEQMTSFYRDDLAALPEMELAAKRVYEISGLGPDDIDAACLYDAFTPEVLMQLEAFGFCGKGEAKDFVTEDSLTLGGKLPNNTHGGLLSEAYLHGVNNIAEGVRLVRGTSCNQPDGVEHVLVTSGVGVPTGAAILGKG
- a CDS encoding aromatic ring-hydroxylating dioxygenase subunit alpha, whose product is MDVKDAQAAWADRIRAAMQAEHEREAPPPDFPSLPPIPTERYTDPAFFGLEQLGVWKRSWLCVGRDEDFPRPGSFRTFDRAGSPWLLVRGRDGVLRAFFNTCQHRGAPVVREACGEAQRLRCQYHSWTYDLDGRLLQVPDRRDFGALDEEARGLVPLRCESFGGWVFVNEDPEAPPLRAWLGPVADEWSWLEGEALRAVGDREKRVPANWKIVADAFLETYHLRTIHPKSVAKLLDHRGAAMGLFPNGHSRMVTPKWPDAIVRQRESPVPVAEIAPLDPLFAETNPAYSFFPNWIAPLDTIGFPVIQIWPVDVETSDVTWTFYACEPKTEAEEQFWARFIDVFDVVMDEDFRNLAPMQRSVASGALRSIPLSYQERRIYHLHEEIDRLIGVERVPEALRVAPRMGEFVEG
- a CDS encoding limonene-1,2-epoxide hydrolase family protein; this encodes MSQNTELIDRFVAAWGRRDIDDILSFFAADAVYTNIPIDPPNEGLEAIRKTIEGFLGMSEEIEFVVSHTAEAPGIVMNERVDRFLIGGRWVEASVMGVFEIADGKIQHWRDYFDLAGFQSQMAGG
- a CDS encoding GMC family oxidoreductase N-terminal domain-containing protein, coding for MDDTVIVGGGSAGCVLAARLSEDPSHRVRLLEAGPDYPEASLPDGLRTLFRPVDWPHEWRHSVQAGGRARHYKQGRGIGGGSSINGGVALRAEPDDFRDWPAGWGWDGVLPFFRALETDHDFPAADWHGDAGPIPVRRWPQEHWVPVQQRFHAGCRVLGFDDCADHNAPGATGVGAIPMNRVGLERISAARAYLEPARKRPNLSVEGEALVRRVCFEGGQAVGVELHDGRRLPAGRVVVTSGVLQTPTLLWRSGVGPAEALGALGVPVVAAAPVGERLTDHFVVNVRIPMLREHHTKGAPALQTFLRTTAPGSARRNDLNLTPFVEREPGGYALMVSVSLQLPVGAGRVREAGRSAGEGGDVDFPFAEVAENCRRVREGLRLAWQIGKASELARDPAALDRELDRSDADLDAHVREAHGPFFHGVGTCGMGDERAVADPTGAVRGVSGLYVADASVIPKVPRTNTNLVVMAVAEKIAAGLVG
- a CDS encoding MaoC/PaaZ C-terminal domain-containing protein — translated: MQDTLSISALEAGQDLPDLDLPITHTVVVGGAIASRDYTPVHHDASSARAQGLPDPFMNILTTQGICSRYVTDWAGPNALVKSVKTKLGGPNLPGDTLKLRGKVVSIDGQCADIEVSGNNAWGNHVTATFRIELP